AGGAAATTCTATGAATATCGAATACTATTGGTTTAGCTGGTTTGCTTTTATTCTGCTGGCGTTTTTTATTCCATCACAAATTCCGAAAAAACAAGCGATAATGGCCTTTGTATTACTTAGCATGATCAATTATTCAATTATTGCCGAATCGTCTGAGTATTTAATGTGGTCCTTAGGCTTTCATATTACTTTTGGTGTATACTTTTGGGCAGAGCCTAAACCAGTATTCAACCATTTATGGCTGATCATCGTTGTATTTCTATCCACTCTGCTGCAATTATTTATTATAGTAAATCCTGTATGGATCATTTTTCCCGGTGCGTGGATTATTCTTGTGGCCGTCATTTTTTTAATACAGCTGTGTGTGCCATCGCTTGCCAGCCAGATCGGTTTGTGGATATTAATGAACGCTGGCGGGGCGATTGCTGCTTATTTTGTTGCCCAAAGCTTGGCTATTGAGTTTATGATGAACTATTCATTTGCCCATACGACTATTATCCAAGGGGTGTTTCTATTATTTGTTTTTTACTTAATGGAACGTGTAAAACATGCGATGAAAATATCCAAAAGGAAAGTGCTGTTAAAGAAACGCATGATGGCTCCAATGAATAAGTGATTGTATAAAAGTAGGGAATTTGCTACTATAATAAAGTTAGAGCATGTCTGCTATTCTTATGAGGTCAATCCTCTAAAAAGAGGTTATGATCCATAGAACAGCAGTATTTTTTTGTATATAAATCATTTAAAATGAAAGCACTGTTAACTTTTTCAGCTTAAAAGAGAGGGGATACGCTCCCTTCCCATCAAGGTGAACAGAGCCTCAATGAAAGAAAATAATTTATTGGTAAAGGAAAGGATGATCCTTTCGTGAGAAAATCAGTAGTAGCGATTGTCGGTCGGCCGAATGTAGGGAAGTCGACTATTTTTAACAGGTTAGTAGGAGATCGGATCTCTATCGTAGAAGATATACCTGGAGTTACGAGAGATCGTATTTATGCAGAGGCTGAGTGGCTGACCACTACTTTCAATGTTATAGATACTGGTGGTATTGAATTAGGAGACGAACCGCTTCTCGTGCAGATGAGAGCCCAGGCTCAAGTGGCTATCGATGAAGCAGATGTGATCATATTTATGGTAAATGGCCGGGACGGAATTACAGGTGCGGATGAAGAAGTAGCAAAAATGCTGTTTAAATCCAATAAGCCTGTCGTACTCGCTGTCAATAAAGTCGACAACCCAGAAATGAGAGAAACTATTTATGAGTTTTATTCTCTCGGATTTGGCGAGCCTTATCCTATTTCAGGAACTCACGGGCTTGGACTGGGGGATATGCTGGACGCGGTTGTTACTCATTTTCCTGAGCTGGAACTTGAGGAAGAAGATGAAGATATTATCCGATTCAGCCTGATTGGGCGCCCGAACGTAGGCAAGTCCTCTCTTGTAAACAGTATTCTTGGGCAGGAACGCGTCATTGTAAGTAATATCGCAGGTACAACGAGAGATGCGATCGATTCCCCGTTTACAAAAGACGGACGGGAGTTTGTTATTATCGATACGGCTGGTATGCGTAAGCGCGGAAAGGTGTACGAGTCGACGGAGAAGTATAGTATCATTAGGGCGTTAAAAGCAATTGAACGCTCGGATGTAGTTCTAACCCTGATTGATGCAGAGGATGGAATTCAGGAACAGGATAAGAAAATTGCTGGTTATGCCCATGAAGCAGGAAAAGCCGTCATCATCGTCGTCAACAAGTGGGATACGGTCGAAAGTGATCCAAAAGTGATGAAGGAATTCGAAGATGATATCCGGTCGAATTTCCGGTTTTTAGACTACGCTCCGATCGTGTTTTTATCCGCCAAAACGAAAAAACGGACGCACACACTGCTTCCTAAAGTAATTGAAGCTAGTGAAAACCATGCCAGAAGGCTGCAGACTAACATCTTAAATGAAGTTATTATGGATGCATTAGCGATGAATCCAACACCTTCTATTAAAGGGCAGAAGCTTAAAATTTTTTATGCCACTCAAGTAGCGGTGAAGCCGCCGACATTTGTGGTATTTGTTAACGAGCCGGAGTTGATGCACTTTACGTATGAGCGCTTCTTGGAAAACCGAATTCGTGAAGCGTTTGGATTTGAAGGAACACCTATTAAAATTATTGCAAGAAGACGCAGTTGATCTAAACAGAGAGGGGAGAATCATTTTATGAGTAAAGTAGCTGTTTTAGGTGCAGGAAGCTGGGGTACCGCTTTAGCCATTGTGCTGGCAGATAACGGGCACGATGTTCACTTATGGTCTCACCGTAAGGAACATGCCGAAAAAATAAACGAGACGCATCAAAATGAAAAATATTTAAAAGACATTACGATTCCTTCTAACGTCACCGCCAGTTCTGATATGAAGGAAGTGGTGAGTGATACGGAGCATATTGTATTAGTTGTTCCTACAAAAGCGATTCGTGAAGTATGTAAAGAGCTTGTTCGATACTTGGATCAAAAAGTCGTTCTTACACATGCTTCAAAAGGGATTGAGCCGGAAACTTATAAACGGGTTTCAGAGGTCATTGCTGAAGAAATTTCTCGTGATAAATACAAGGACATCGTAGTTCTTTCAGGACCAAGCCACGCGGAAGAAGTCAGCTTAAGACACCCGACAACTGTAACGGTTTCTGCGGAGGATTTATCCGTCGCTAAAAGCGTGCAGGATTTATTTATTAATGAACAATTTCGCGTGTATACCTCTCCAGATCTTGTAGGAGTAGAGCTTGGCGGTTCCCTGAAGAATATCATCGCTTTAGGGGCTGGGATTTCTGACGGACTTGGATTTGGAGATAATGCGAAGGCTGCATTGATCACCCGCGGGCTGGCTGAAATCGCTCGTCTTGGAACATCAATGGGAGCCAATCCGCTGACATTTTCAGGCCTTACGGGAGTTGGTGACTTGATCGTTACTTGTACGAGCTCTCACAGCCGTAACTGGAGAGCCGGGTATAAATTAGGCAAAGGTGCCAAGCTCGATGAAGTTCTTGAAGATATGGGGATGGTGGTCGAAGGCGTACGTACAACCAAGGCCGCTTATCAGCTGTCGAAAAAGCAGGAAGTAGATATGCCGATTACAGCAGGCATTTATGAAGTCCTTTTCAACGATGCTGATCCGCATGATGTTGTCACACAGCTGATGACAAGAATCCGCCGACACGAAATGGAAGATCTTACAAACATTTTAGATGATCAAATGAATAGCTAACACTTCTGCCTCCCCGTGCATATACTACCAAGAATCAATCGCACGAGGAGGTTATCATCAGTGAGTAATTTTCAAAAGAACATTTTTGATCATTTACAAAACAAAGCAAATATTAACCCTGAAGAAGTTTTTAAAGTAGCGGATTCAGTAAAAAATGCTGACTTTACCGATGAAAAAGTAGTTCGCCGCTTAGTAAGGCAGCTGGCAACGATCGCGAATAAGCCTGTTTCCAAGAAGAAAGAGGATAAAATTGTCGAAGCGATCGTCAATCAAAACATGCCTCTTGATATGAATACACTGAGTAAATTCTTTAAAGGTTAATCATGGGTAGGCGTTTTTAGGAGACAGTCCCCTATGGTTATGCATACTATAACCCGTAGCAATTAATACGTAGGAGCTAGTTTGGAATTATTTAGTCAAACCGGAGCGATGTTTGCTCCGGTATTTTTTTTCTGTGAGCAAGCGGATACATATGGTATAATACCATCGGGTTACCTAAGGAAATTAGGAGGAAAGCTTTATGTCAGTAAGTTTGTTAAAGATGTACATATCATTTGCCGGAATCATCTCCTTGTTTTTAGCGACAGGGTTAATCTATTTAAGCCGCTATAAACTCTCAGGAACTATTTCCTGGATTGTCGCAGTTTTTGCTTATTTGTTTATGATTATTGGCGGTCTTATTATTGCATTTATTGTACTTAGCGGGCCAACCGCATAGGGGAAGGTGCTGAATCAACATGAAATATCTAAAACTACTTATACTCCCTCTAATGGTATTTATATTGTCAGGCTGTCTTTATCCTCAGTCCGAAATGAGTAAGAATCAGCTTTCCAATCAGGAGCAGCTGGAGTCCATTCAAAATGCAGTTTATGAATATCAATCCCAGACAAACCTGCTCCCTATTAAAACAAGGGAGCAAGATACACAGCCCTTTTTAAAGTATCCCATTGATTTCAGTAAACTGAGAGAACGCGGCCTGATTGGCGAGGCACCCGGCAATTCGTTTGAGAACGGTGGCCACTATCAATATATTATTATTCATGCAGAGGACAACCCTGTTGTAAAAGTTGTCGATTTAAAAGTGACAGAAGCTCTGCGCTCTCTGCAGATGAAGGTCGAATATTATGTAAATGAAAATAAATATCCGCCGCTTAACAATAAAATTGCCAGAGGGGTTTATGATTTAAAATACGAACAGATGGGACTCGATGAAAAACCAACCGTTGATAGTCCTTATTCCGATAAAAAGCTTCCCATTTATATTAATGAAAGGGGAGAGCTCCTTGTGGATTATCGTCCAGAGCTTTATGAGCTTATGAGAAACGAGGAACATGATTATGAAACCGGGGATGATATCCGTTACTTGTTAACAGACCATACACCGTTTGCCCCTGCATATTCTCCGGCTTATACAATTGAAGGTGAAGAACCTGTATTTGCTGAGGATCTATCCTCATCTTAACCACTTCTTTTTAGAAGTGGTTTTTTTATGTGGAAACTTAAAGAAGAAACTCCCATAAATTAATTACTTTTTTAAAACTAAGCATAATTATTATGGGTGAACTCATAGAATGAGAGTGTCCAAGCTTGTAATTTGTGAATTTTATCTGGGAGGGGATCCTTTGGAGAAGGTAGATATTTTCAGTGATATTTCCAAGCGAACGAACGGGGATATTTATCTGGGAGTTGTTGGTGCTGTTCGGACAGGAAAATCAACGTTTATAAAGAAATTCATGGAGCTGGTCGTCATCCCGAATATGGAGGATGAAGCGGAGCGGGAAAGAGCGTTAGATGAGCTGCCGCAAAGCGCCGCCGGTAAAACGATTATGACGACAGAGCCTAAATTTGTCCCAAACCAGGCCGCATCGATCCGCTTTGATGAGCATTTAGATGTAAGAGTAAGAATGGTGGACTGTGTGGGCTATGCGGTGAAAGGGGCCGTAGGCTATGAAGATGAAAACGGGCCGAGAATGATTCATACGCCTTGGTATGAAGAAGCTATTCCGTTTCATGAAGCAGCTGAAATCGGAAC
This window of the Halobacillus sp. Marseille-Q1614 genome carries:
- the der gene encoding ribosome biogenesis GTPase Der, with protein sequence MRKSVVAIVGRPNVGKSTIFNRLVGDRISIVEDIPGVTRDRIYAEAEWLTTTFNVIDTGGIELGDEPLLVQMRAQAQVAIDEADVIIFMVNGRDGITGADEEVAKMLFKSNKPVVLAVNKVDNPEMRETIYEFYSLGFGEPYPISGTHGLGLGDMLDAVVTHFPELELEEEDEDIIRFSLIGRPNVGKSSLVNSILGQERVIVSNIAGTTRDAIDSPFTKDGREFVIIDTAGMRKRGKVYESTEKYSIIRALKAIERSDVVLTLIDAEDGIQEQDKKIAGYAHEAGKAVIIVVNKWDTVESDPKVMKEFEDDIRSNFRFLDYAPIVFLSAKTKKRTHTLLPKVIEASENHARRLQTNILNEVIMDALAMNPTPSIKGQKLKIFYATQVAVKPPTFVVFVNEPELMHFTYERFLENRIREAFGFEGTPIKIIARRRS
- a CDS encoding NAD(P)H-dependent glycerol-3-phosphate dehydrogenase, with the protein product MSKVAVLGAGSWGTALAIVLADNGHDVHLWSHRKEHAEKINETHQNEKYLKDITIPSNVTASSDMKEVVSDTEHIVLVVPTKAIREVCKELVRYLDQKVVLTHASKGIEPETYKRVSEVIAEEISRDKYKDIVVLSGPSHAEEVSLRHPTTVTVSAEDLSVAKSVQDLFINEQFRVYTSPDLVGVELGGSLKNIIALGAGISDGLGFGDNAKAALITRGLAEIARLGTSMGANPLTFSGLTGVGDLIVTCTSSHSRNWRAGYKLGKGAKLDEVLEDMGMVVEGVRTTKAAYQLSKKQEVDMPITAGIYEVLFNDADPHDVVTQLMTRIRRHEMEDLTNILDDQMNS
- a CDS encoding stage VI sporulation protein F — its product is MSNFQKNIFDHLQNKANINPEEVFKVADSVKNADFTDEKVVRRLVRQLATIANKPVSKKKEDKIVEAIVNQNMPLDMNTLSKFFKG
- a CDS encoding DUF2768 domain-containing protein — translated: MSVSLLKMYISFAGIISLFLATGLIYLSRYKLSGTISWIVAVFAYLFMIIGGLIIAFIVLSGPTA